The Candidatus Melainabacteria bacterium genome includes a window with the following:
- a CDS encoding NAD-dependent epimerase/dehydratase family protein, with protein sequence MTNKANSILVTGGAGFIGSHLVDRLLREGKRVTVIDNFNSFYSPDRKRENVSAHLGNPSYELIEGDLRNVDDVARAFSKGPFDVVVHLAAMAGVLPSLQNPSLYMDVNVLGTQRILDAATAQETLPYMVFCSSSSVYGERSTEKFSETDLTDRPLSPYAASKIAGEVACFAAHKTKGLNVICVRPFTVFGPRQRPDLAIHKFSQRIEKGEPIELYGDGTTKRDYTFVLDIVAGIDSAIEIQPAGFEIVNLGRSNPVTLLEMIDTIQSALGKKAQIVRKPMQNGDVPYTYADIEKARKMLNYTPATSFEEGINEFVQWFRKHELTLSTK encoded by the coding sequence GTGACGAATAAAGCAAATTCGATTTTAGTTACCGGCGGGGCCGGATTCATCGGCAGCCATCTCGTCGATCGACTTTTGCGAGAAGGGAAACGAGTCACAGTTATAGACAATTTCAATTCGTTCTATTCGCCAGATAGAAAGCGAGAGAACGTCTCCGCCCATCTGGGCAATCCATCCTACGAACTGATCGAAGGTGATCTGCGAAATGTTGATGACGTTGCCAGAGCCTTTTCAAAAGGTCCGTTCGATGTCGTCGTACACCTGGCGGCCATGGCGGGCGTTCTACCTTCACTCCAAAATCCATCGCTGTACATGGATGTAAACGTACTCGGAACTCAACGAATCTTAGATGCAGCAACAGCTCAAGAAACTCTTCCTTACATGGTATTTTGCTCGTCCAGTTCTGTTTATGGAGAGCGTTCTACCGAAAAGTTTTCGGAAACCGATTTGACTGACAGACCATTGTCACCATATGCGGCATCAAAAATTGCCGGCGAGGTTGCCTGCTTTGCCGCTCATAAAACAAAAGGTCTCAATGTGATCTGCGTGAGACCGTTCACGGTATTCGGTCCAAGACAGCGACCAGATCTGGCTATTCATAAATTTAGCCAGCGTATTGAAAAGGGCGAGCCGATAGAACTTTACGGTGACGGCACGACAAAACGCGACTATACATTTGTTCTGGATATAGTCGCAGGCATTGACAGTGCTATTGAAATTCAGCCCGCCGGATTCGAAATCGTGAACCTCGGGCGCTCCAACCCAGTTACCTTACTTGAGATGATTGATACGATTCAGTCTGCACTTGGCAAAAAGGCTCAAATAGTCAGAAAACCGATGCAAAACGGGGATGTGCCATACACGTACGCAGACATCGAGAAGGCACGCAAAATGCTCAACTATACCCCTGCCACATCTTTTGAGGAGGGGATCAATGAATTTGTGCAATGGTTCCGCAAACACGAGCTGACTCTGTCAACAAAGTGA
- a CDS encoding glycosyltransferase family 39 protein, with protein sequence MALQIPSKENATELHSDRLTDGNSKISENQWLFLATFGFVFACASLLIFSNLGSFPLFNPDEALYAEPAREMLETGEYITTFLNYAVRFTKPPLVIWAMAAGYSIFGVTEFAARYFGAACGAILVAVTYLFTRAQINGRAALIAAFALLTAPLFLGVSREAITDIPLSLFVTGSMMCVFHSYEQHRQSGKKQGNLLALFAAYTSIGLAVMTKGPIGIILPVAILGVYHLLKWDVRAALRFYKPWFGLPLVALISIPWFAIEISVTKGAYYREFILRENFQRFTGVVDHKAAWWYHIAAMFGGFFPWTLFLPGAVLTVLKPGDAAGADTKSTNPITRLRDLSTRQSTMLFATIGSAIILAFFSAGVSKLIPYTLPAFPLLAVLVGGYLDHLWTEGRNKTGAVIFAVLAIVYGGALAAVPIIGARLHDCPPSLLSAATAILIVHAAGAAVAAILWLKRKFGASLITFMLATYVALLTIGNQGMEAVSNQWEIPIQSFAEYAGPTKATIIVYQMRKPSVTFYAKRRFLLPKNPKELTYILSKTERAYIISRSRSESDFKALPGIKHLCQMGQYVLSSYISPVALQSSRSELESPRLDDREQLHSDE encoded by the coding sequence ATGGCGCTCCAGATTCCATCGAAAGAAAATGCCACCGAATTGCATTCGGACCGATTAACAGATGGAAATAGCAAGATCAGCGAAAACCAGTGGCTTTTCCTGGCAACCTTCGGATTCGTTTTTGCCTGCGCTTCTTTACTGATTTTCAGCAACCTGGGCAGCTTTCCGCTGTTCAATCCCGACGAGGCACTTTACGCAGAACCAGCACGTGAAATGCTTGAGACGGGCGAATATATAACGACCTTTTTGAACTACGCTGTGCGATTTACCAAGCCACCCCTTGTGATTTGGGCAATGGCTGCAGGTTACAGCATTTTTGGAGTGACCGAATTCGCAGCGCGCTATTTCGGAGCAGCTTGCGGTGCCATCCTCGTTGCCGTTACTTACCTTTTCACAAGGGCCCAGATCAACGGCAGAGCAGCACTGATAGCGGCTTTTGCACTTTTGACCGCACCACTTTTTCTTGGAGTTTCAAGAGAGGCTATTACAGATATACCTCTTTCACTGTTTGTGACAGGGAGCATGATGTGCGTGTTCCACAGCTACGAACAGCACAGACAAAGTGGCAAAAAGCAAGGCAATTTACTGGCGCTCTTCGCTGCCTACACGTCGATCGGATTAGCCGTGATGACCAAAGGACCGATAGGTATAATCCTGCCGGTCGCGATTCTGGGAGTCTACCACCTGCTCAAGTGGGATGTTCGTGCCGCTTTGCGCTTCTACAAACCATGGTTTGGACTGCCGCTGGTAGCACTGATTTCGATACCCTGGTTTGCTATCGAAATCAGTGTCACGAAAGGAGCCTACTATCGCGAATTTATCCTGCGCGAAAACTTTCAGCGCTTCACCGGCGTAGTCGATCATAAAGCCGCCTGGTGGTACCACATTGCTGCCATGTTCGGAGGCTTTTTCCCCTGGACACTTTTTCTACCGGGTGCCGTTCTAACCGTTCTCAAACCAGGCGATGCAGCAGGCGCTGACACGAAAAGCACAAACCCGATTACTCGCCTGAGAGATCTTTCAACACGTCAATCAACGATGCTCTTCGCCACTATAGGTAGTGCCATTATTCTGGCATTTTTCAGCGCCGGGGTGTCAAAACTGATCCCTTACACGCTGCCGGCTTTTCCGCTATTAGCGGTGCTGGTCGGCGGATACCTCGATCACCTGTGGACCGAAGGACGCAACAAAACGGGAGCTGTGATTTTCGCGGTACTGGCAATTGTTTACGGCGGAGCACTGGCTGCCGTTCCGATAATAGGCGCCAGACTGCATGATTGCCCGCCATCTCTTCTCAGCGCAGCTACTGCCATCCTCATTGTGCACGCGGCCGGAGCAGCAGTTGCAGCGATATTATGGCTAAAACGAAAATTTGGTGCGTCGCTGATCACCTTCATGTTGGCCACATACGTAGCATTGCTGACAATTGGAAACCAGGGAATGGAGGCAGTCTCAAATCAATGGGAGATACCGATTCAGAGCTTCGCTGAATATGCCGGGCCCACAAAAGCAACCATCATTGTTTATCAAATGCGCAAGCCATCGGTAACCTTCTACGCCAAAAGAAGGTTCCTGCTGCCAAAAAATCCGAAAGAACTTACTTACATCTTGAGCAAAACCGAAAGAGCTTATATAATTTCGCGTTCGCGCAGCGAGTCAGACTTTAAAGCCCTGCCTGGAATCAAACATCTTTGCCAGATGGGACAGTACGTTCTGAGCTCCTACATCAGTCCAGTCGCCTTGCAGTCAAGCAGATCCGAGCTGGAGAGTCCACGTTTAGACGACAGGGAACAGCTTCACAGTGACGAATAA
- a CDS encoding glycosyltransferase: MRSIRHKTKPIDLDSTDWLDDEKFGRNHRTTPKPELSVVIPVYNESGNIELLYDKLIVALTGTGLTWEVIFVDDGSIDKSYEELESVSREDKRIKVVKFVRNFGQTAALAAGIDHASGKIIIPMDADLQNDPADIKLLLAKMEEGYDVVSGWRKDRQDALLNRLIPSWIANKIISVISGVRLHDYGCSLKAYRREVIKNIRLYGEMHRFVPIYASWQGARVTEIPVNHYARQIGQSKYGISRTFKVVLDLITVKFMSSYFTKPIYVFGTAGIVALGISFAAFIWMVALKYVFHTHTFIETPLPVLIAMFFMVGIQFIMMGLLAEILMRTYHESQGKRIYIVEERLNTLADDATD; this comes from the coding sequence ATGCGCAGCATTCGCCATAAAACCAAACCAATCGATCTCGACTCGACAGACTGGTTAGACGACGAAAAATTCGGACGAAACCATCGCACGACGCCCAAACCAGAACTGTCGGTAGTGATACCTGTCTATAACGAATCGGGCAACATCGAACTGCTCTACGACAAACTGATCGTCGCTCTGACCGGGACCGGTCTGACCTGGGAAGTAATTTTTGTAGATGACGGTTCCATCGACAAATCCTACGAAGAACTGGAATCTGTCTCGAGAGAAGATAAGCGGATCAAAGTCGTAAAGTTCGTACGAAACTTCGGTCAAACCGCTGCTCTGGCAGCAGGAATCGACCACGCCAGCGGAAAAATCATCATTCCGATGGACGCTGATCTGCAAAACGATCCAGCCGACATCAAACTGCTTTTAGCAAAGATGGAAGAGGGTTACGACGTAGTCAGCGGATGGCGCAAAGACCGCCAGGACGCACTCCTGAATCGACTCATCCCATCCTGGATCGCCAACAAAATCATTTCTGTTATCAGTGGAGTTCGCCTGCACGATTATGGTTGCTCCTTGAAGGCTTATCGGCGAGAAGTGATCAAGAACATCCGCCTCTACGGCGAGATGCACAGATTCGTACCGATTTACGCCAGCTGGCAAGGTGCCCGCGTTACTGAAATCCCTGTAAATCATTATGCGCGCCAGATCGGCCAGTCAAAATACGGAATTTCGAGAACCTTCAAAGTGGTTCTGGACTTAATCACAGTCAAGTTCATGTCGTCATACTTCACCAAGCCAATTTATGTGTTTGGAACAGCTGGCATCGTCGCGCTGGGCATCTCATTTGCGGCATTCATCTGGATGGTCGCTCTCAAGTATGTTTTCCACACACATACTTTCATCGAAACGCCGCTGCCTGTGCTGATTGCTATGTTCTTCATGGTGGGAATCCAGTTCATCATGATGGGCTTGCTGGCGGAAATTCTCATGCGCACATACCATGAGTCGCAAGGCAAGCGCATCTACATCGTCGAAGAACGCCTGAATACACTTGCAGATGACGCGACGGACTAA
- the asnB gene encoding asparagine synthase (glutamine-hydrolyzing), whose protein sequence is MCGIVGYLNLNGKPLDPDQSLIKSMCKSITHRGPDEEGMMIIGPAALGMTRLAIIDLVSGQQPIPNEDKTIWIVFNGEIYNYQDNQKHLLERGHRLATQSDTETIVHLYEEYGVDCLNFLEGMFSFAIWDTTKERLFIARDRMGEKPLHWGIFDGQLLFASELKGILRHPNSRRELEPAALQKYLALEYVPAPNSIFKGINKLMPGHFMLVERGEVKIAPYWQPEISVTTLSEGDAKDKLITLLDDSIKRRLIADVPLGIFLSGGIDSSTIAALASRHSSKPLRTFSVGFADASFDESAHAQAVATYLGTEHEVITFQPDLALQTMQELWEVLDEPMADASIIPTFYLSKMTKRSVTVALAGEGGDELFGGYPTYQAHKLAGIWNTLPAVLRQHVLEPTLNSLPVSHNNLSFDYKVKRFISAASESPRSRHLQWMGAFPVKEHEQLINARIRSGIGKDWKTGEDLLNDLQVRSFGEVRRKSDLLDSIMRLDLGTYLPDDLLVKSDRASMAASLEVRLPFLAYPLVEFALSLPSNFKVKGATTKYLLKKAAAPYLPARTINRPKKGFGIPVAKWLNNDFKPLLDELLCQSFVDKQDIFQWRYISQLRTEHERGQKDRRKELWTLLMFQWWYNKFFVEKVGS, encoded by the coding sequence GTGTGTGGAATAGTCGGATATCTGAACCTGAACGGCAAACCGCTTGATCCTGACCAAAGTCTGATCAAGAGCATGTGTAAGAGCATTACGCATCGAGGACCGGACGAAGAAGGGATGATGATTATCGGCCCGGCGGCGCTCGGAATGACGCGTCTGGCGATCATCGATCTGGTCAGTGGCCAGCAACCGATTCCCAACGAGGACAAGACGATTTGGATCGTCTTCAACGGCGAAATCTACAACTACCAGGATAATCAGAAGCATCTGCTTGAGCGAGGTCATAGACTCGCTACACAAAGCGACACAGAAACTATTGTTCATCTTTATGAAGAGTACGGCGTAGACTGCCTGAATTTTCTTGAAGGAATGTTCTCTTTTGCCATCTGGGATACCACGAAGGAACGACTCTTTATCGCTCGCGATCGTATGGGCGAGAAGCCTCTGCATTGGGGCATTTTCGATGGACAACTACTATTTGCCTCCGAGCTGAAAGGCATTCTCAGGCACCCGAATTCCAGGCGAGAGCTTGAGCCAGCAGCACTGCAGAAGTATCTGGCTCTGGAATATGTGCCAGCTCCGAATTCTATTTTCAAAGGCATCAACAAGTTAATGCCAGGGCACTTCATGCTCGTCGAGCGCGGCGAAGTGAAGATTGCGCCTTACTGGCAGCCAGAAATAAGTGTGACCACTCTCTCTGAAGGTGATGCCAAAGACAAACTGATAACGCTTTTGGACGATTCGATTAAGAGACGATTGATTGCCGATGTTCCACTTGGGATTTTTCTTTCTGGCGGCATCGATTCATCCACCATTGCAGCTCTTGCCTCTCGTCATTCCAGCAAACCGCTGCGTACATTCTCGGTTGGGTTCGCGGATGCCTCGTTTGACGAAAGTGCACATGCACAGGCTGTAGCAACATATCTCGGCACTGAGCACGAAGTGATCACATTTCAGCCTGATCTTGCTTTGCAGACGATGCAAGAGCTCTGGGAAGTCCTCGATGAGCCCATGGCCGATGCTTCGATTATTCCGACATTTTACCTGTCGAAAATGACCAAGCGTTCCGTCACCGTCGCACTGGCTGGAGAAGGCGGCGATGAGCTCTTCGGAGGTTATCCTACTTATCAGGCTCACAAGTTGGCCGGCATATGGAATACGCTTCCGGCGGTGTTGCGTCAACATGTTCTCGAACCTACATTAAACAGCTTGCCTGTATCTCACAATAACCTGAGCTTCGACTATAAAGTTAAGCGCTTCATCTCTGCCGCTTCGGAATCACCGAGAAGTCGCCACCTTCAATGGATGGGAGCTTTCCCTGTTAAGGAACACGAGCAACTCATAAATGCTCGGATTCGGTCAGGTATTGGAAAAGACTGGAAAACCGGAGAGGATTTGCTTAACGATCTCCAGGTTCGTTCTTTTGGAGAAGTTCGCCGCAAGAGTGATTTACTCGATTCGATTATGCGACTCGATCTCGGGACATACCTGCCCGACGATCTTCTCGTCAAGTCTGATCGAGCTTCCATGGCTGCTTCCCTGGAGGTTCGCCTGCCGTTTCTAGCTTATCCACTGGTTGAATTTGCGCTTTCATTACCGTCGAATTTCAAAGTCAAAGGCGCGACCACCAAGTATCTGCTCAAGAAGGCGGCAGCCCCGTACTTGCCAGCGCGCACAATAAATCGACCGAAGAAGGGCTTCGGTATTCCGGTGGCTAAATGGCTGAATAACGACTTCAAGCCGCTCCTGGATGAATTGCTTTGCCAATCTTTTGTGGATAAGCAAGATATTTTCCAGTGGCGCTATATAAGTCAATTGCGCACAGAACATGAGCGTGGACAGAAGGATAGGCGGAAGGAGTTGTGGACCTTGCTCATGTTCCAGTGGTGGTACAACAAATTCTTTGTCGAAAAAGTTGGCAGCTAG
- a CDS encoding DUF4037 domain-containing protein — MTEHCSMNGLDLSMHYYQEVVKPLFQNRFPGMPLSAALLGDGSEVLGFDTVMSQDHDWGPRVLIFLRESDYTDLAGQINATLQSDLPVEFMGLPTKFTTPNQVAEARTAADKTNAEGTEISHTVELLTIQKFFLRQLNFSLAQNIEPSDWLTFSEQKLATIVRGRIFDDEVGLQAARDRFSYYPKDIWLYLLACQWTRIEQEGHLMGRAGYVGDEIGSAIIAARLVRDLMRLCFLMEKEYAPYAKWFGSAFSQLECAPHITPSLQQSLQSSTWEERQSHLSAAYKIVSELHNNLGITAPLPTSVRLFHDRPFLVISTGEFSQALFAQIETAAVQEIAKKRPIGSIDQWSDNTDLLSDSRWRPALCQLYQ, encoded by the coding sequence ATGACTGAACATTGCTCAATGAACGGATTGGATCTGAGCATGCACTACTACCAGGAAGTAGTGAAACCGCTGTTTCAAAACCGCTTTCCCGGGATGCCACTTTCGGCCGCCCTGTTAGGCGACGGTTCGGAAGTGCTAGGCTTTGACACGGTCATGTCGCAGGACCATGATTGGGGTCCCCGCGTGCTGATCTTTTTGCGCGAATCGGACTACACAGATCTGGCGGGACAAATAAATGCGACTCTGCAAAGCGATTTGCCTGTTGAGTTTATGGGATTGCCAACCAAATTCACCACACCAAATCAGGTAGCTGAGGCTCGCACCGCCGCAGATAAAACGAATGCAGAAGGAACAGAGATCAGCCACACAGTCGAACTCCTGACGATTCAAAAATTCTTCCTGCGACAGCTAAACTTCTCTCTTGCTCAAAACATCGAACCGTCGGACTGGCTTACCTTCTCGGAGCAGAAGCTGGCCACTATAGTCCGTGGTCGCATATTTGACGACGAAGTAGGCTTACAAGCGGCGCGCGACCGGTTCAGCTACTATCCAAAAGATATTTGGCTCTATCTACTTGCCTGTCAGTGGACACGCATAGAACAAGAAGGTCATCTAATGGGACGGGCAGGCTATGTCGGTGATGAAATCGGTTCAGCAATAATTGCAGCCCGCCTGGTGCGCGATCTGATGCGTCTCTGTTTTCTCATGGAGAAAGAATACGCGCCTTATGCAAAATGGTTCGGCAGCGCTTTTTCACAACTCGAATGCGCACCACATATAACACCATCATTGCAGCAGTCTCTGCAGTCTTCAACCTGGGAGGAACGACAATCACACCTGTCTGCGGCTTACAAAATCGTCTCGGAGCTACATAATAATCTGGGAATAACTGCACCTTTGCCGACATCGGTTCGTCTCTTTCACGATCGACCATTCCTCGTCATTAGCACAGGTGAATTCTCCCAGGCACTATTCGCGCAGATCGAAACAGCTGCGGTACAAGAAATTGCGAAAAAACGCCCAATTGGAAGCATTGACCAGTGGAGCGATAATACAGACCTTTTGTCTGATTCTCGCTGGCGCCCAGCTCTTTGCCAGCTATACCAGTAA
- a CDS encoding glycosyltransferase family 39 protein, producing MQLSAQSPERAAEPALSTHTSSTKTVAERHFFKFLLVLLLVAGTAYASISYTRFKFARSEIAYAEISKEMLAANSFIVPLYRNTACIDKPVLNYWAIIPSFKVFGVNDFSARIPALLASLSCLAIFALAIRRIWGADVSLLSTLVLATTSRYWEFSTLCMTDMFLTLFDMVALIAMYVGLKSESKRFASFALAAVSMGLAVLTKGPVGLILPAFAFFVYLVLTGNLKILKIGQVIACVVIFFAVAGPWYVAAAAAVDTSSNIGAWLWHHNVERFFGSAYECHNDPFYMVGAFFNGFAPWCALVPIAFADSVRRWLKKSDPEESKTELYLWIWLLLTTAFFTLSRGKMNYYDLPAFPAAAGIVGLHLNRWINESNAIAKGYAWLFSITLILGGFVAGYLLPGVTNNEDFSAWCMMPIGLLLTGGAAIVALKRKHYFAPYVLCSAGIAVTLLSFAIQVHPAMALQAPGLQYIQTIKEHPDTKIALHKDFGTTVDWFDVTLFHTDRVPTQLDNGEQMTEFLLQKDPVYVIVPENRFDELPDAVRQKVTVIANKPYMYEKNDVGFLFRRKGHLMGKVHLLLVTNMSKEQSDKTASR from the coding sequence ATGCAATTATCAGCTCAATCGCCGGAAAGAGCGGCTGAACCTGCGTTATCCACACACACCAGTTCTACTAAAACCGTGGCTGAAAGACACTTTTTCAAGTTTCTCCTGGTTCTCCTTCTGGTCGCGGGAACCGCCTATGCCAGCATTTCATACACAAGATTCAAATTTGCCAGGTCAGAAATAGCTTACGCAGAAATATCCAAGGAGATGCTTGCGGCCAACAGCTTCATTGTTCCGCTTTATCGCAATACAGCCTGTATCGATAAGCCCGTGCTCAACTACTGGGCAATCATTCCTTCATTCAAGGTCTTCGGCGTCAACGATTTTTCAGCTCGAATTCCCGCATTGCTGGCTTCTTTGAGTTGCCTCGCAATCTTTGCGCTTGCCATCCGTCGCATCTGGGGCGCTGATGTGAGCCTTCTCTCGACCCTGGTTTTGGCAACCACTTCCAGGTACTGGGAGTTTTCGACGCTTTGCATGACCGACATGTTTTTAACACTTTTCGACATGGTCGCGCTCATAGCTATGTACGTCGGACTGAAAAGCGAAAGCAAACGATTTGCCTCTTTTGCTTTGGCCGCGGTGAGCATGGGGTTGGCTGTGCTGACTAAGGGTCCGGTCGGATTGATCTTGCCCGCATTTGCATTCTTCGTCTATCTGGTTCTGACTGGCAATCTCAAAATCTTGAAAATTGGACAGGTGATTGCCTGCGTGGTCATATTCTTTGCCGTCGCCGGTCCCTGGTATGTCGCTGCCGCTGCGGCAGTAGACACCTCATCAAACATCGGTGCCTGGCTATGGCACCACAATGTGGAGCGGTTCTTTGGCTCTGCCTATGAATGTCATAACGATCCCTTCTATATGGTCGGTGCATTTTTCAATGGATTCGCACCCTGGTGTGCTCTTGTGCCAATAGCTTTCGCTGATTCAGTCAGACGATGGCTGAAAAAATCCGACCCGGAGGAATCAAAAACAGAACTCTATTTGTGGATATGGCTACTACTCACGACTGCCTTTTTCACCCTTTCTCGCGGAAAGATGAACTATTACGACCTTCCGGCCTTTCCTGCAGCAGCCGGCATAGTCGGACTGCACTTGAATCGCTGGATTAACGAGAGCAATGCGATCGCTAAAGGCTACGCCTGGTTATTCTCAATCACTCTTATTCTTGGTGGCTTTGTAGCCGGTTATCTACTACCAGGGGTGACAAACAACGAAGACTTTTCAGCCTGGTGCATGATGCCAATCGGCTTGCTGCTTACGGGCGGTGCTGCCATTGTGGCACTGAAGCGAAAACACTACTTCGCGCCATATGTACTCTGCAGCGCCGGCATAGCAGTGACGCTTCTCTCTTTTGCCATTCAAGTGCATCCAGCCATGGCATTGCAAGCTCCGGGTCTACAGTACATCCAGACGATCAAAGAGCATCCAGACACCAAAATTGCCCTGCACAAAGATTTTGGCACTACTGTTGATTGGTTCGACGTCACTCTTTTCCATACAGACCGAGTGCCCACTCAGTTAGATAACGGTGAACAAATGACAGAGTTCTTGCTACAAAAAGACCCGGTCTACGTTATCGTTCCAGAAAACCGATTTGACGAATTGCCAGACGCCGTTCGCCAAAAGGTAACAGTCATTGCGAACAAACCTTACATGTATGAGAAAAACGATGTTGGCTTCCTGTTCAGACGCAAAGGACACCTGATGGGCAAAGTGCACCTCTTGCTGGTGACGAACATGTCTAAAGAGCAGTCCGACAAGACCGCCAGTCGATAA
- a CDS encoding tetratricopeptide repeat protein, with protein sequence MQECMAMCCLTGSQRTEHSRRSNLILNVKQNNRQNRCDTTCGGAAVYIRMEVIMITATELLAKGELLEERGDYTRARRMYEKAFSIQERSVGAEDAELIPYLYNLGLIQCALENEIDAQRLLTRLLTILVREYGESHEDCEEIRGFLNDLKPRKQMQPIKKVAETA encoded by the coding sequence ATGCAAGAATGCATGGCGATGTGCTGTCTGACCGGATCGCAAAGGACGGAGCATTCCCGGCGATCGAATTTGATACTAAACGTTAAACAAAACAACAGACAGAACCGATGCGATACCACATGTGGTGGCGCTGCCGTATACATTCGTATGGAGGTCATTATGATTACTGCTACCGAACTACTTGCAAAGGGCGAACTTCTCGAAGAAAGAGGTGATTACACCAGGGCTCGACGCATGTACGAGAAAGCATTCTCAATCCAGGAACGAAGCGTAGGCGCAGAGGATGCCGAGTTGATTCCTTATCTCTACAATCTAGGTCTGATTCAGTGTGCCCTGGAAAATGAGATTGACGCACAACGCTTACTGACTAGACTGCTGACAATTCTCGTCCGCGAATATGGTGAGTCACACGAAGACTGTGAAGAAATTCGAGGCTTCCTCAACGATTTGAAGCCACGTAAACAGATGCAGCCCATTAAGAAAGTGGCTGAAACCGCCTGA
- a CDS encoding cation:dicarboxylase symporter family transporter, which yields MKIKWPSLTTQIFIGLFAGIAIGWLYPQVGLAIEPGAEVFLRMVKTIIAPLIFATLVVGIAGGGHVSSVGRLGLKCMIYFEVVTTFALAIGLLLVNTVHPGFGVNLTSGSEAELATLAAKQPNISDIVTHIFPSSVIDSMARGDVLQIVVFTMLFAVAVSATKATMIVQFCEQLSSVMFKYTGYVMKFAPVGVACAMAATVGHHGVSVLVSLGKLVGTLYLALFVFIAVVLLPIALFARIPLKKFAQAVKEPMLIAFSTTSSEAAFPKAMLNMESIGVPRGVVSFVLPLGYTFNLDGTTLYLSLASVFVAQAAGVNLSIQQQVLMMLTLMLTSKGVAAVPRASLVILAGTLASFNLPLSGIALILGVDTVMDMARTSVNVLGNCLASAVVARWEGIFVDAPLPVVETPTESEVGVATHG from the coding sequence ATGAAGATCAAATGGCCTAGTTTAACTACCCAAATATTTATTGGTTTGTTCGCCGGTATTGCCATAGGTTGGCTTTACCCGCAGGTGGGCCTGGCCATAGAGCCTGGTGCTGAAGTTTTCTTGCGAATGGTCAAAACCATTATCGCGCCTTTGATTTTTGCCACTCTCGTAGTTGGTATCGCAGGTGGTGGTCATGTCAGCTCTGTAGGCAGGCTCGGACTGAAATGCATGATTTATTTTGAAGTAGTAACTACTTTTGCGCTTGCGATTGGACTGCTGCTCGTCAACACTGTGCATCCTGGTTTTGGTGTTAATCTGACTTCCGGAAGCGAAGCTGAATTGGCTACACTGGCGGCAAAACAGCCGAATATCTCGGATATAGTGACACACATTTTCCCCAGTAGCGTGATCGACTCGATGGCGCGCGGCGATGTTCTACAGATAGTTGTGTTCACGATGTTGTTTGCAGTTGCGGTTTCCGCCACCAAAGCAACGATGATCGTTCAGTTCTGTGAACAGCTATCTTCGGTTATGTTCAAATACACCGGCTACGTTATGAAATTCGCTCCTGTCGGTGTTGCTTGTGCCATGGCTGCGACGGTTGGACATCATGGCGTAAGTGTCCTGGTTTCGCTCGGCAAGCTGGTTGGCACGCTGTACCTTGCTCTTTTCGTTTTTATCGCAGTTGTTCTTTTGCCAATTGCTTTGTTTGCCCGAATTCCTTTGAAGAAGTTTGCACAAGCAGTGAAAGAGCCTATGCTAATAGCCTTTTCGACCACCAGCAGTGAAGCAGCTTTTCCGAAGGCGATGCTCAATATGGAGAGCATCGGAGTGCCTCGTGGCGTAGTCAGTTTCGTTTTGCCGCTCGGCTATACCTTCAATTTAGACGGGACAACTCTGTATCTGTCTCTTGCTTCAGTATTTGTTGCTCAAGCGGCAGGCGTCAATTTGTCTATACAGCAGCAGGTCTTGATGATGCTGACTCTGATGTTGACCAGTAAAGGCGTCGCTGCAGTGCCGCGGGCGTCGCTGGTAATTTTGGCGGGCACGCTTGCATCGTTCAATCTGCCACTGTCAGGCATCGCGTTGATACTTGGAGTTGACACCGTCATGGATATGGCGAGAACTTCCGTGAATGTGCTCGGCAATTGCCTTGCATCAGCAGTAGTGGCGCGTTGGGAAGGCATCTTCGTGGATGCACCGCTCCCTGTTGTAGAAACGCCAACTGAGTCTGAAGTTGGCGTTGCGACGCACGGTTAG